The genomic DNA ATTCATAGGATAAAAGTGTTGAACATGTACTATTAGCAGCTTTGTTTTTCTGTCAGAGAGTTTCGGTTAAGAAGAGTCTTATTTGTTTTGTCTATTTTTCTAGATCAATGGACAGTGAAGATGCATATTCTCGTGGTGGGGGTGGTGGGCAAACCTTCAGCAGATACATCACTGTCTAAAAGTCTGGTAAGTCTTTCTCGTAATAGAAGTAGGACATCAGATGTGTGGAATTACTttaaactagaagaagaagagaatggtgTGATAAGAGAGCATATTGTCAGAACTTCTCAAAGAATTATGTTTATATTGACGTCGTATACTCTAATTACGTCAAATACTTCTTCATATATGATCATAGTcaatctttcttgttttgttttgttttatgtttgtgttttgtgttttgtgtgagTGAATAAAGAACAAAGCAGAGGGCATATTTCATGTACTTCCAGTTTACTTTTAATGAATGAACTCTCTTACATAAGTTAATCATTTAACCATTTAACTCATTAGATTAAATGAGTTCAACCTAACCTATGAACTCATTTAATCTAAACTCATTAGGTAATGAGTTGAACTGAGTTGAGTTAATCATTTCTTTTGACATCCCTATTAAACATGAACCAATTACACATGGATAGAAGATGAATATGGTCAATGATGATGTTAGTGTACATGTATAGAAATTaaaatctgaaagaaaaaacttttttttgtttgattaataaaagAGTGTAAAAAGTTTGAGAAAACCAGATATATTGGGTCGGAATCACGAGTATTCTTTTATACGGTAAATGTCCCAATGAAATTGAACCGGCCAGTGTACGAACCGGTCTTGTTACTACTAATTCATTTTTGTGCTGCTCCTGTCTTTTAGTAAGTAGTACAGAGCTCACACTTTTTGCACTCACTCCTTTTAtggtttagagagagagagaaaaagaaagcaaagaaaaaaaaaatcaggggAAACAGCAAAAATGTTGGCTAGGGTTTGGAGATCGGAATCTGCTGCAGCTTCAGCTAGAATGGTCAGTACGAGATTGATTCATCTTCGTTCCGCCAAGACACGTACGGCTTCGAAGAGTTTACCTTCTTTGGGTGAAGGTACTTTTGTAGGAGATGAATTGAAATTGACAAATGGGTCTCATTATATCAAAAACTTAGATGATGCTATTGCTTTGTTCGATGAAATGGTTCGATCTCGTTCCTCCTCGGCAATTGATTTCAATAAAGTAATAGGTTTGGTAGAGAGAATGAATCGTCCCGATGTTGCGATTTCTCTATATCAGAAGATGGAACTGCGCAGGATTCCATTTGATATATACAGCTTCAATATTCTGATTAAATGCTTCTGCGACTGTCATAAGTTGTCCCTTGCTTTATCTACGTTTGGGAAGATCACCAAACTTGGTTTACAGCCCGATGTTGTTACGTTTAGCACGCTGCTCCATGGGTTATGTCTAGAAGATAGGATCTCCGAAGCCCTAGTTTTGTTTGATCAGATGGCTGAACGGGATGTACACCCAATCTCATAGCGTTCAACACACTCATGAACGGTCTTTGCCGTGAGGGTCGAGTTCTCGAAACACTAGCTCTTGTTGATCGGATGGTAGAAAATGGTCATCAACCTGACATTGTTACTTATGGAGCAATCGTAAATGGAATGTGTAAGATGGGCGACACTGAGTCAGCTTTGAATCTTCTTAGGAAGATGGATACAAACCACATCAAAGCCAATGTTGTAATCTATACTGCCATCATTGATCGTCTTTGCAAAGAAGGGAAACACAGCCATGCTCAAACTCTTTTCACTGAAATGCATGAGAAAGGAATTGTTCCCATTGTTTTTACCTACAACTGTATGATAGACGGGTTTTGTCGCTTTGGTAGATGGAGTTATGCTGAAAGATTGTTGTGTGATATGATTGAAAGGGAAATCAATCCTGATGTTGTAACTTTCAATGCATTGATCAGTGCATTGGTCAAAGAAGGGAAGTTCATTGAGGCTGACAAATTGTGGGACGAGATGCTCCGTAGGGGTATATCTCCTAATACAATCACATATACTTCAGTTATCGATGGATTGTGCAAGCACGATCGTCTAGATGATGCGAAACGCATGTTTGATTCGATGTCTAGTAGCCAGGGCTTTTCTTCAGACGTAGTTACTGTTGAGCCCGATGTTCAAACTTACAATATAATGATATCTGGATTCTGTGGAATAAGTGCAATCTCAGAAGCAAATGCGTTATTCCGTAAAATGAAGCACAATGGAAATGTACCTAATGACTACACATACAATACACTAATCAGAGGATGTCTTAGAGCTGGTGAAATATATATCTCAGCTGAACTTATCACCGAGATGCGAAGCAGCGGGTTCAGTGGAGATGCATTCACCATGAAAATGGTTGCTGAAATGGCATATCATGGTAGATTGGACAAGAGCTTTTTGGATATGCTGTCTTAGTGTCTCTGGTAAAGAGTGACCGTCTTGATCTTGTTTCTTCCATGGTATATTAGACTCACTTGTGTCtgtctctttgtttcttttcttttcggATTCTTAGTGTATCTTGTGAAGAGGTCCTCTCTTGATCTTGTTCCTTTTATGGTATGTTAAACTCACTTGTGTCTGTCTCTTCACAAGAAACACTAACACAGCAAGAGGGTTCAATGCTATATGTCTCACTTGTGTATGTTCTTTTCGGATGTGTCAATGCTATATGTAACACGTAAGAGGGTTTTGCAAACTTTCAGGTTTTATAACATGTGCTTGAGAAAAGACAGAAGAGAAGCAACAAAAGGTGAGTGTCTGAGGAACAATTAACGTGGTGGATCtgctttgtttcttgctttttttctctagtttacaGAACACCTTTGGGattgaaaccaaaccaaaccttaTGTACTCAAAAGTTTGTAGCTTTTACTTGTGGAGTAGATATCAAAATTGATTCCGGtttgttttggataatttcTTCGCTTTGAACTAATGATTTAACTTCTTTAGAAAAGATGTTAACACTATAAATACAGTAAACACAAGACTGGTTTGGTCTTTTTTAGTTTGGTTCGGTGTCTTAAGAAACCTTGGATTGTAGCCAGCTCGTAGAAATTCTTCCTGAACTTGTTCTGACTTCTGAATCTTGACGAACTTGAATGCGAAACAACATTGagttttcctgattaaaagcTTAAGATACAGATTCCAGATTAACCTCTAATTGAtttggtgtgtttgttttgCAGGATCATCCATCAATTAGAGGATGAATAAAAAAGAATGGAAGACTttacagtttttaaaatttttattccATACGAATTCAAATTTGTTATATCGGATATCGATCATCCTTCTTGGTCTTCTTGCAAACATAGAGATTGGAGTCAGCTACTCAgcttttgtgtgtgtatgtgtgtctgttagattttatatcaaacatttGCGTTTTGTTGGTGTTAAATAATAATAGAGCAATTCGTATTCTTCAATTAAAGGATGGTTCGATATATAATCCTGTTATGAAGATGtaagataatactttttttaataaCGTAAGAAGGTACATTGATGAAACGTTGTGGCACTAATAAGGTGCTGGAGCATCCTTGTCGCATAGTTGGCAAGTACATTCATGATGATAACAATATTGAATTTTACAAGATGAGAAACAACTATTTTTGCAATCTTGATTGCTAAAGCAACTCCCAAAATATTGTTGGGGATGCTTCGGTGGACATTCTCCTCCAACACACTCCACATGTTGTGGACTTTGCAGCTCCCTTGCATTTGACATCGACACACCTATACGTATTCATTCAATCATATAATCAATTcatctttcaaagaaaaagaaaaatgtgagtGACACatatagagagaggaagagaaacttACATGAGAGAAGGATTGCGGCAAGAACAATGAGCATTGCTGTCTTTGATACTGCCATGTCTTTTTCAACTTTTgatctatatgttttttttactttttgactGATGAGATTCTATATGGTCTTTGTGTCtatttatatacaatacaaTGAGCAATTTTATGAAGCTCCATAAAAGGTACATAATATTTTATGCGCCTCTCATATGTGGATACATTGTAGAATACAGTATAAACATTGTGGAATACAGTGTACATACATTGTCACAGTAGCTCCATAAAAGGTACATAATATTTTATGCAGACTCTCTTAGGTCATATCCAACGGGAGGATTGGTAACAAATATCTTAGCTAAGAAATAAATCTTAGCTAAGATATTTCACATTCTTAGACTTggatagatatttttttgtttgttctttccttgtctctcactctctctctctcgcggcACCAGATGGGTCGATCCAAGTAAGCTCTCTTCTTCTACTAGACAGCTTCTATCTGTTCCCGTAGCAAACTGTTAAAGTTGTTTACCATTGGAGGTGTATTTTTAACTTGTATCTTATGAAAGTTTTTAGctttgaatttgtattttttctacttaaaataatgttaacatatttgtttacaactttaccattggagatgctctatatagtatatatatacattgtggAATAACATTGACGACATAATTAAACTTCAACAATATCATCATTTtttattctcttattattagccatggaagaagaagaaaaattcacCATAATATTACATTACCAAATTTCACAACTCATCACCGTACGTGTGTTCATTTTCCTAGTAACCCATTTTGATGATCATCATTACAGGAAGTAAGTGAGTTGTTCTTTCTTCCTCGAACCACCTTCTCCATACAACTCATTCCACTGCTTCAACTCTCCCATCCCTACTCCCTCCGCAGCAAAACTAGCCGCCACCTGtgttttcaaaactcaaaacgtTTTAAAACGCAAACGCCATTTTACATATCGACACgcataataaatgtaataaaaatcagtgTGTAATTTCACCTGATTCTTGGCTTCTTTAAAGTCTTGTCTGTTCAAAGGACGAAGTGTAATCACTCTCTCCTCCTTCCTTTCATCCTCTTCACCTGCCTTCGAagtctctctctgcttcttcttcttctccttcaagtatcataacaatcaaatcaaatccaatatgaagaaattagtattaaaaaaaaaacctcgaaTTCTTACAGTATCTTTGACCCTCTCATGTTGTATAAGCTCTCTCACAGGCCTATAAGCAGCGGTTGTGCACAGATTCTGTTTACATATCGAATCAACAGTCAAGATCTCTTCTTTTATATCTTTACTACACATTCAAGAAACAGGTTtatggaggaaaaaaaacaatatatctaACCTTGAGATCACTTCCTGTGTATCCATCTGTCATCATCGCTAGTTCCTTGTAATCCAAGTTTTCATCTACTTTCTCCTTCGCTAACAATGTCCTTAGAATCTTCTCTCTGTTCTCTACTGCCGGTAGTCCCACCATGATCCTGCGTAAGAGTAAAACCAAGTAAACCAAATTCACATGGTTACTAATTTAATTGATCTTGGAAAAACTGTTAAAAAGTAAGTAGCCCATGGCTTAAGTTTATACCTTCGTTCAAACCGTCTGATAATGGCCTCATCTAGATCGAAAGGCCGATTCGTAGCAGCAAGTACTAAGATACGCTCACCAGGTTTAGTCATTAACCCATCCCAATGACTCATAAACTCATTCTTAATCTTTCTCATAGCTTCATGTTCTCCAACTCTCGTTCTCTGTCCCAACATACTATCAACTTCATCCACAAATATAATGGTCGGTGACACCTTCGAAGCTAGAGTGAACAAAGCCCTAACATTCTTCTCGTCTTCTCCAAACCATTTCGAAGTTATGGTCGACATCGAAACGTTTATGAAACTCGCTCCTGCCTCTCTGGCAATGGCTTTAGCAAGCATGGTTTTACCAGTACCCGGTGGACCGAAGAGTAAGATTCCTCTGCAGGGCTTTAAAAGTCCTCCTGTGAAGAGGTCTGGTCTACGGAGAGGAAGCATTACAAGCTCTTGTAGTGATTCTTTTATGTCGTCAAGTGCACCAATGTCTTCAAATGTGACATTGATTTCTTCTGCTGGGATTACTTCTGGTCTTATCCGTTTCTCAAACTCGTTATCCGGTGCACCCTCCTGTTCCATAGGTTAACACAACTGACAAGAGGTTTTTTGAAATTACCATGAATTATGAAGTAGGTTAGATCAAACTTACCGGAGCTTTTGGGGTTACTTTCTCAGCTTTAGCTTCTTTCTCAGGTTCCGTTGTGACACTCCCTGGTTTAGTCTCCGGCTTGACATCAGCCGCTAGTTCAGATTTTGCTTCCTGAAACAGTAAATCAAAGAGACTTATTTCAGCTATGGTTCTGCTCTGCTTCAGTCTTGATCCTCTGTTTTCATCTAAAAACCGAGTATATAGAGATTGAGACCTTGGATTGTTCTTCCTTAGGTTTTTGCTTTAGCTTCTCACGACCGCCAGATTTACCTTCTCTGAAGAGGCTGAATCCATGAGATAAACTAAACGTACAAGATACAAACTAAATCAGTGCCAAATATCGCAGTAGAGGTTTGTTTGTGAAACAAGttagggtatttttaaaaaaaccttgtAGAAGATATCACTAGCTTTCCGTTTCTGTACTCAGGATCTTTGTTGTTCATCAGATGATACGAAAGAGCAGAGACAACAATCTCTTCAATGTAATTGCTTAAAACCTTCGTGTCCTCAAAAGAGATTGATTCAAGGTCATCGCATATTAAATCATTCTCCGACAAAACTTCCATGATATGGTTCCTATTGTCCTGAGTTTGGATCATGTTCATGTCGCGTTCAAGCTGCGATTTCCAGCTCACTAGATGTGTCTCGTCCTCAGGCGGTCTTATGTCGATGTTATAAGGGAAAACAGAAGAGAGCTTCTCGTCAATTTCTTCAGCGTCATCGCTCGACAAGTTTACGATTCTTGAACCGAGAATAAGGACCGGTCCACTGAGTTTCTGGAGAAGCTTTTGGAACAAGTTGTAAGTTCTCTGTGAGCGGAACAGAAAGTTCTCGACGTCTCGAAGATATAACACAATCGGATTCGCCTTGGAGACATAAGTCAAGACCTGCACTTTGCATTTGCAAGATATTATAAACCATGcattaaacaaaactaatccATATAGTTTTATATTACCTTATATAAAGATTGGACAAGAAGCTTTTCATCGAATGACCAGCTGCTAGTACGCTTCAACGGCGCTGAACCTAAGATTAAGTATTAGTCGATGTGTCGGAATGAGTAAAgattaaaagtttcaattttctttGTTGAGAGAAGCACATGATAACCTTGATTTGATGAAGATGCAAGGTTGCTAATATTAGCTGCTGCTGAAGAGTTTCGACGAAGCTTTGGAGGGTTACTAGAGCCTTCAATTGAACTGCATTGGTAACGTACGGATCACACGGTAAACGTAAAATTACGCATTAAAATGATTGCCAAACATTGACGGATAATGGCATTGCTTAGAATTTGTAAGAAAAGGAAAACGAAATACAAACCTTGATTTGATATCCACACCACTGCTTTGCCTCCTCAAGGTACCACCAGCTGCTAAACAGATTCATCAACGAACAATGTTAATAGTATTAGTTAGCCATAATAAAACCGATGAAAATCCAAACTATTAATGACCAAGTCCATTACTCGGTTAAGCCTAGACGAACGAATTAACATTAGATCGGGACAAATATTCGATTTACCTTTAGGCTCTTCTCTCTGAGGAAGGATGGAGAAGGAACTAAACAGTCCTGATAGTTGCTCTAAAGCAGATTCTGAGGGAGATCTCTTGAATGACTAATACAAACGAACGAAAAGAATAATCCGATTTAGATCAATTACAAGAAACCTAAACAATTCGCAAAtaaaacagtaaacagcttaCGGATGATTCTGTATTTCCGCTGCCATATTTGCTCTGTATCTGCAAACACCATAAAGAAGATTTAAGGTTCACAATAGAGAAGACACTCACAGTTAGAAACAGATCTCAATGATTTTGATTAGAGTTTCAGAAAACCTTGAGTGCAAAATCGTTGACGTCTAGAAGAAGTAACTTGGCGTCAAAGAAATGAGCTAGGGCTTTGGCTAGCATTTGTTGGTAAAGCTCTGcacagaaacaaacaatattaaGTATCAAAACATAAACGAATAGGAACAAGATCAAGATCACCGGAGTCTAACCGGCAGGGCCGGACAAGAGAATGGCACGACTAGCTGGAGACAAGTTTCTCGCATATTTCGAAGCATCAAAGTGCTTCAAATGGACATACGCTGCACTTGTTAGAAGCACGCGTGTTTGTTCGCTGCACAATCAATCCCAAAACATTAATGAACAAGATAACATATACGTATCGGTGTTTATGATTTCAGACATGGAAAAGAATAAATCCAAACATTTTGGGATAAAGATCACAGGATCTAAAAATGTTACTGACACGTGTTggaataacaaataataatgagATCATTCATGGTGTATGTAGACAGAAAAATTCACATGCTTCACCTTTATTTATATCACCACTCCAACGACTATCTTATCCGTTTTTGTAAAACTACAtctaatataaaaagaaatatccaaaaaaattgtgatgaCTCATACTTATTTTCTTATCCTTTCTATATTCTCACTTGTATTATCTTCTTGAAATTCGCAAACTATAGACTAAAAAAGTGTCGATCAAAGCATAatgaaaaaaagatataatttcATCAC from Camelina sativa cultivar DH55 chromosome 7, Cs, whole genome shotgun sequence includes the following:
- the LOC109125699 gene encoding defensin-like protein 269, producing MAVSKTAMLIVLAAILLSCVSMSNARELQSPQHVECVGGECPPKHPQQYFGSCFSNQDCKNSCFSSCKIQYCYHHECTCQLCDKDAPAPY
- the LOC104704041 gene encoding katanin p60 ATPase-containing subunit A1-like isoform X1, which codes for MDSKQMLLSALGVGVGVGVGLGLASGQAVGKWAGGNSSSSNNAVTADKMEKEILRQVVDGRESKITFDEFPYYLSEQTRVLLTSAAYVHLKHFDASKYARNLSPASRAILLSGPAELYQQMLAKALAHFFDAKLLLLDVNDFALKIQSKYGSGNTESSSFKRSPSESALEQLSGLFSSFSILPQREEPKAAGGTLRRQSSGVDIKSSSIEGSSNPPKLRRNSSAAANISNLASSSNQGSAPLKRTSSWSFDEKLLVQSLYKVLTYVSKANPIVLYLRDVENFLFRSQRTYNLFQKLLQKLSGPVLILGSRIVNLSSDDAEEIDEKLSSVFPYNIDIRPPEDETHLVSWKSQLERDMNMIQTQDNRNHIMEVLSENDLICDDLESISFEDTKVLSNYIEEIVVSALSYHLMNNKDPEYRNGKLVISSTSLSHGFSLFREGKSGGREKLKQKPKEEQSKEAKSELAADVKPETKPGSVTTEPEKEAKAEKVTPKAPEGAPDNEFEKRIRPEVIPAEEINVTFEDIGALDDIKESLQELVMLPLRRPDLFTGGLLKPCRGILLFGPPGTGKTMLAKAIAREAGASFINVSMSTITSKWFGEDEKNVRALFTLASKVSPTIIFVDEVDSMLGQRTRVGEHEAMRKIKNEFMSHWDGLMTKPGERILVLAATNRPFDLDEAIIRRFERRIMVGLPAVENREKILRTLLAKEKVDENLDYKELAMMTDGYTGSDLKNLCTTAAYRPVRELIQHERVKDTEKKKKQRETSKAGEEDERKEERVITLRPLNRQDFKEAKNQVAASFAAEGVGMGELKQWNELYGEGGSRKKEQLTYFL
- the LOC104704041 gene encoding katanin p60 ATPase-containing subunit A1-like isoform X3, which encodes MDSKQMLLSALGVGVGVGVGLGLASGQAVGKWAGGNSSSSNNAVTADKMEKEILRQVVDGRESKITFDEFPYYLSEQTRVLLTSAAYVHLKHFDASKYARNLSPASRAILLSGPAELYQQMLAKALAHFFDAKLLLLDVNDFALKIQSKYGSGNTESSSFKRSPSESALEQLSGLFSSFSILPQREEPKAAGGTLRRQSSGVDIKSSSIEGSSNPPKLRRNSSAAANISNLASSSNQGSAPLKRTSSWSFDEKLLVQSLYKVLTYVSKANPIVLYLRDVENFLFRSQRTYNLFQKLLQKLSGPVLILGSRIVNLSSDDAEEIDEKLSSVFPYNIDIRPPEDETHLVSWKSQLERDMNMIQTQDNRNHIMEVLSENDLICDDLESISFEDTKVLSNYIEEIVVSALSYHLMNNKDPEYRNGKLVISSTSLSHGFSLFREGKSGGREKLKQKPKEEQSKEAKSELAADVKPETKPGSVTTEPEKEAKAEKVTPKAPEGAPDNEFEKRIRPEVIPAEEINVTFEDIGALDDIKESLQELVMLPLRRPDLFTGGLLKPCRGILLFGPPGTGKTMLAKAIAREAGASFINVSMSTITSKWFGEDEKNVRALFTLASKVSPTIIFVDEVDSMLGQRTRVGEHEAMRKIKNEFMSHWDGLMTKPGERILVLAATNRPFDLDEAIIRRFERRIMVGLPAVENREKILRTLLAKEKVDENLDYKELAMMTDGYTGSDLKNLCTTAAYRPVRELIQHERVKDTKKKQRETSKAGEEDERKEERVITLRPLNRQDFKEAKNQVAASFAAEGVGMGELKQWNELYGEGGSRKKEQLTYFL
- the LOC104704041 gene encoding katanin p60 ATPase-containing subunit A1-like isoform X4; this translates as MDSKQMLLSALGVGVGVGVGLGLASGQAVGKWAGGNSSSSNNAVTADKMEKEILRQVVDGRESKITFDEFPYYLSEQTRVLLTSAAYVHLKHFDASKYARNLSPASRAILLSGPAELYQQMLAKALAHFFDAKLLLLDVNDFALKIQSKYGSGNTESSSFKRSPSESALEQLSGLFSSFSILPQREEPKAAGGTLRRQSSGVDIKSSSIEGSSNPPKLRRNSSAAANISNLASSSNQAPLKRTSSWSFDEKLLVQSLYKVLTYVSKANPIVLYLRDVENFLFRSQRTYNLFQKLLQKLSGPVLILGSRIVNLSSDDAEEIDEKLSSVFPYNIDIRPPEDETHLVSWKSQLERDMNMIQTQDNRNHIMEVLSENDLICDDLESISFEDTKVLSNYIEEIVVSALSYHLMNNKDPEYRNGKLVISSTSLSHGFSLFREGKSGGREKLKQKPKEEQSKEAKSELAADVKPETKPGSVTTEPEKEAKAEKVTPKAPEGAPDNEFEKRIRPEVIPAEEINVTFEDIGALDDIKESLQELVMLPLRRPDLFTGGLLKPCRGILLFGPPGTGKTMLAKAIAREAGASFINVSMSTITSKWFGEDEKNVRALFTLASKVSPTIIFVDEVDSMLGQRTRVGEHEAMRKIKNEFMSHWDGLMTKPGERILVLAATNRPFDLDEAIIRRFERRIMVGLPAVENREKILRTLLAKEKVDENLDYKELAMMTDGYTGSDLKNLCTTAAYRPVRELIQHERVKDTEKKKKQRETSKAGEEDERKEERVITLRPLNRQDFKEAKNQVAASFAAEGVGMGELKQWNELYGEGGSRKKEQLTYFL
- the LOC104704041 gene encoding katanin p60 ATPase-containing subunit A1-like isoform X5; this encodes MDSKQMLLSALGVGVGVGVGLGLASGQAVGKWAGGNSSSSNNAVTADKMEKEILRQVVDGRESKITFDEFPYYLSEQTRVLLTSAAYVHLKHFDASKYARNLSPASRAILLSGPAELYQQMLAKALAHFFDAKLLLLDVNDFALKIQSKYGSGNTESSSFKRSPSESALEQLSGLFSSFSILPQREEPKAGGTLRRQSSGVDIKSSSIEGSSNPPKLRRNSSAAANISNLASSSNQAPLKRTSSWSFDEKLLVQSLYKVLTYVSKANPIVLYLRDVENFLFRSQRTYNLFQKLLQKLSGPVLILGSRIVNLSSDDAEEIDEKLSSVFPYNIDIRPPEDETHLVSWKSQLERDMNMIQTQDNRNHIMEVLSENDLICDDLESISFEDTKVLSNYIEEIVVSALSYHLMNNKDPEYRNGKLVISSTSLSHGFSLFREGKSGGREKLKQKPKEEQSKEAKSELAADVKPETKPGSVTTEPEKEAKAEKVTPKAPEGAPDNEFEKRIRPEVIPAEEINVTFEDIGALDDIKESLQELVMLPLRRPDLFTGGLLKPCRGILLFGPPGTGKTMLAKAIAREAGASFINVSMSTITSKWFGEDEKNVRALFTLASKVSPTIIFVDEVDSMLGQRTRVGEHEAMRKIKNEFMSHWDGLMTKPGERILVLAATNRPFDLDEAIIRRFERRIMVGLPAVENREKILRTLLAKEKVDENLDYKELAMMTDGYTGSDLKNLCTTAAYRPVRELIQHERVKDTEKKKKQRETSKAGEEDERKEERVITLRPLNRQDFKEAKNQVAASFAAEGVGMGELKQWNELYGEGGSRKKEQLTYFL
- the LOC104704041 gene encoding katanin p60 ATPase-containing subunit A1-like isoform X2, whose translation is MDSKQMLLSALGVGVGVGVGLGLASGQAVGKWAGGNSSSSNNAVTADKMEKEILRQVVDGRESKITFDEFPYYLSEQTRVLLTSAAYVHLKHFDASKYARNLSPASRAILLSGPAELYQQMLAKALAHFFDAKLLLLDVNDFALKIQSKYGSGNTESSSFKRSPSESALEQLSGLFSSFSILPQREEPKAGGTLRRQSSGVDIKSSSIEGSSNPPKLRRNSSAAANISNLASSSNQGSAPLKRTSSWSFDEKLLVQSLYKVLTYVSKANPIVLYLRDVENFLFRSQRTYNLFQKLLQKLSGPVLILGSRIVNLSSDDAEEIDEKLSSVFPYNIDIRPPEDETHLVSWKSQLERDMNMIQTQDNRNHIMEVLSENDLICDDLESISFEDTKVLSNYIEEIVVSALSYHLMNNKDPEYRNGKLVISSTSLSHGFSLFREGKSGGREKLKQKPKEEQSKEAKSELAADVKPETKPGSVTTEPEKEAKAEKVTPKAPEGAPDNEFEKRIRPEVIPAEEINVTFEDIGALDDIKESLQELVMLPLRRPDLFTGGLLKPCRGILLFGPPGTGKTMLAKAIAREAGASFINVSMSTITSKWFGEDEKNVRALFTLASKVSPTIIFVDEVDSMLGQRTRVGEHEAMRKIKNEFMSHWDGLMTKPGERILVLAATNRPFDLDEAIIRRFERRIMVGLPAVENREKILRTLLAKEKVDENLDYKELAMMTDGYTGSDLKNLCTTAAYRPVRELIQHERVKDTEKKKKQRETSKAGEEDERKEERVITLRPLNRQDFKEAKNQVAASFAAEGVGMGELKQWNELYGEGGSRKKEQLTYFL